Proteins encoded together in one Acetobacteroides hydrogenigenes window:
- the menD gene encoding 2-succinyl-5-enolpyruvyl-6-hydroxy-3-cyclohexene-1-carboxylic-acid synthase, whose translation MYSNKKSIQQLLSLMLEHGVTNVVLSPGSRNAPLIHTFSQHPQLTCYTIVDERSAAYFALGLILKTQKPVAVCCTSGTALLNYSSATAEAYYQKLPLMVISADRPTHWVGQADGQTINQKNVLANFVRRSVTLPEINNADDLWLCNRLVNEALIALTRTDAGPVHVNIPLSEPLYEFTKDSIPAVRKIQLVEGNPSVPSSYVEEWSSFTKKMVVVGQHLPSKELTSAVEKLALRGDTVIIAEHTANLPSAASVQQLEQVLVSLTDSEKAQFAPDILLTLGGHIVSKRFKQLIRRHQPSRHWRIGCDVVDTYQALTDLLDVDAPSFVEGIAKTEVGAKEYHNLWANRSEQAISAGKEYLKGVPYSDMLVYRTVFEQMPSGISLHLGNSTPVRYAQLFSLPSNVDVYSNRGTSGIDGVVSTFTGFASQNDRLSLLLVGELSFLYDSNGLWNRYLSPKARIIVINNGGGGIFRLIDGPSKSEALEQHIEYRHGQSVENIATAFGVEYLSASNEKELECSLERLMDESINMPMLLEVFTPSELNSEVYKGYFEYLKTK comes from the coding sequence ATGTACTCCAACAAGAAAAGTATTCAGCAACTTTTGTCGCTCATGCTCGAGCATGGCGTAACCAATGTGGTTCTCTCTCCGGGGTCGCGCAATGCACCGCTGATACACACCTTCAGCCAGCACCCGCAGCTTACGTGCTACACCATTGTGGACGAGCGAAGCGCTGCCTACTTTGCCCTTGGATTAATCCTTAAGACCCAAAAGCCAGTAGCAGTTTGCTGCACGTCGGGAACTGCGCTGCTCAACTATAGTTCGGCAACCGCCGAAGCCTACTACCAGAAGCTTCCGCTAATGGTTATCTCCGCCGATCGTCCCACCCATTGGGTAGGGCAGGCTGACGGGCAAACCATCAACCAAAAGAACGTGCTCGCCAACTTTGTGAGGCGTAGCGTTACACTTCCCGAGATTAACAATGCAGACGATCTGTGGCTCTGCAACCGATTGGTAAACGAAGCGCTAATTGCCCTTACCCGCACCGATGCTGGTCCTGTTCATGTAAACATCCCCCTTTCCGAGCCGCTTTACGAGTTTACCAAGGATTCCATTCCTGCGGTAAGGAAAATTCAACTAGTAGAGGGTAACCCTAGTGTTCCTTCATCCTACGTTGAGGAATGGAGCTCCTTCACCAAGAAAATGGTGGTTGTAGGGCAGCATCTCCCAAGTAAGGAGCTAACGAGCGCTGTCGAGAAGCTGGCGCTGCGTGGCGATACCGTAATCATCGCCGAGCATACGGCAAATCTGCCCTCGGCAGCTAGCGTGCAGCAGCTCGAGCAGGTGCTGGTGTCGCTTACCGATAGCGAGAAGGCTCAGTTTGCCCCCGATATCCTGTTAACCCTTGGTGGGCACATCGTGTCGAAGCGCTTTAAGCAGCTTATTCGTAGGCATCAGCCTTCGAGGCACTGGCGTATTGGCTGCGATGTGGTTGACACCTACCAGGCGCTTACCGATTTGCTTGACGTTGATGCTCCTTCGTTTGTTGAGGGGATTGCGAAAACCGAGGTTGGGGCTAAAGAATACCATAATCTCTGGGCTAATCGGAGTGAACAAGCTATATCAGCAGGAAAAGAGTACCTAAAGGGCGTTCCTTACTCGGATATGCTCGTCTACAGGACCGTATTCGAGCAAATGCCTTCGGGGATCTCCCTTCATTTGGGGAATAGCACCCCAGTGCGCTACGCGCAGCTCTTCTCGCTTCCAAGCAATGTCGATGTGTACAGCAACAGGGGAACCAGCGGCATAGATGGCGTTGTATCTACCTTTACAGGGTTTGCCTCGCAAAACGATAGGCTGTCGTTGCTTTTAGTTGGCGAACTCTCGTTCCTGTACGACTCCAACGGGCTTTGGAACCGATACCTTTCGCCCAAGGCTCGCATCATCGTCATCAACAATGGCGGCGGTGGCATCTTTAGGCTGATCGATGGTCCATCAAAATCAGAAGCATTAGAGCAGCACATCGAGTATCGCCACGGGCAATCGGTCGAAAATATAGCAACTGCATTTGGCGTAGAGTACCTATCTGCATCTAACGAGAAGGAGCTGGAATGCTCGCTCGAAAGGCTGATGGATGAGAGCATCAACATGCCGATGCTACTGGAAGTATTTACACCTTCGGAGCTGAACTCGGAGGTTTACAAAGGTTATTTCGAATATTTAAAAACTAAATAA